The region TGCCCTGGTCACTGTACTGACCATGGTAATCTCTTTGATAGTCATCTTGGTACTCTCCATGATAGTCATCTGGGTATTCTGCCTGATAATCGCTATCGCTGATTTCTGACCCGTTAGTTCCTGTTCCTTGGCTGCCATTATGAATGACAGGTTCTGTTGGTGCAGCACAGTACTTGGGGTCATACACTTGTCGTCCAAGCCCATACACGCTCATTCCCTTCTGTGAAGCTACTTTGTTGGTACCCATTTGTAATGAAATAGTTGAGTTATCCACAGGTTGTAATATGTGCTTCTGATCGTAGATGTCTCTCCTGGTACCTGGTGCCAGCATACCAGCCTAATAAAACAGGATTGTAGAGGTTCAGTAAGAAGGTCGAGAGCTGTGATTGCTAGACTTATGATTACAACTGGTACATCTTATTGAAGTGCTAGAAAGTAGGAATTAAAGTATAACAAAACATAGCACAGCAGCATGTGTTCACTAGTAGGGTAAGTCACAGAAGTCCTTGCAGAAAGGTCCAGTCTATTGTCCTCTGTGGAGAGAATATACTAAGCGTTCGGACTGAGGTAGTACCCaggaagcaatttcttttttgcatctGTCTAGTTAGTACTTGCAATGaagttgctgttttcttctggtaTAACACGGCCAGATGGCAATTCTAGAAACACCAGGGCATTTTTGTGCCTTACGATACTCAGCACAGAACACTGTGATAAGAAATTCAAGTTCTTCAGTTACTGCATAAAAACACAGCTGAACTGCCCCCTCTCACTGCTGCCAATTAGACTCTGCTACTGCATGCAACTCGCAGACCCTCCTATCCCACCGGGCTCTCCCAGACTGCGTCACCCGCAGTCCTGCTTACCTGACTGGCTCCTTTATTAGTGCCCATCTGTAGGCTAATCGTGGTCTGGTCAAATGGCTTGTCAGTTTGCATTTTCGGATCATAGAGGTGTCTTCTAGTTCCGTAAGCAGTCATGCCTGCCTGGCTGGCACACTTGTTGGTGCCCATCTTTattgggggaaggaagaggaggacagaaaaggtgatttttatttgtacagCAAGCACAGGCAAAGGAAGCAAATATGGTTGGTAACTGTGATGGCTGATGGAAAAAGTAATCACGGTGCATGCTTTCCTCACGTAGCTTGACCACTACCTGTAATAAATTACCCTTTCTCCATACTGAgcttcaaatagaaaaataaaggcaacTGTCATCCTAAGGCATTTGCCCAACTGCATGTGCAATTGGAATGGATGTACACATCAAAATGTAACAATGAACTTTGACCCTGGACAGTAATGATTCAATTACACTGCCGCAACTTCTCTACCATGGGAATTTTAAGGTTTTATGCCAGTTAATTTTGGGTTTATGACTATTAAGCAAagtggagaggggaaaaagcttTACCATACAAGGAGCTTCAGCTATCCAAAGACTCCTACTTTAAAACCACTCTAGGGGACAGAGATGATACTGCTAATATTAGCTGCTCCTTTCCTCCTTACCAATCTTATTGCAGatgtaaaacaaacagaaaaaccttcCAGGCAGTCACTTGAGCTTATAAAACTAATCAACTGCTTTCAAGAATTAAAACCTCATACCTCCTTCCACGATAAGAATATATTGTAATTCTGCAGCTAGTTTTGCATAAACAATATATTGGTTAATCAAAACAAGAAAGTTGTTCTCAAATATAACAGATTAACCGTAAAATTGAATTTCATACTTACCTGCAGGCCAATTACACTTTGTCCAGCTTTTAGTTTTCCTGCATCAAAACTTCGTGCTTGTTTCTCTGCGTATTTGACACCAATATCAATTGTGGTATGAAAACCTTTAGTTTTTGCCTATTTAGGGAGAGGGAAGATAGAGTATTCAGTGTTTAAGGCATATTTTCCGCTACTGGAACACTAGCTTTATGGCCCTGACCCTGGGCTTTCAAATAATGCCACAAGCAGGTTTCTCTC is a window of Balearica regulorum gibbericeps isolate bBalReg1 chromosome 8, bBalReg1.pri, whole genome shotgun sequence DNA encoding:
- the CNN3 gene encoding calponin-3 isoform X1 — its product is MTHFNKGPSYGLSAEVKNKIALKYDPQIEEDLRNWIEEVTGLSIGANFQLGLKDGIILCELINKLQPGSVKKINQSKLNWHQLENIGNFIKAIQVYGMKPHDIFEANDLFENGNMTQVQTTLVALAGLAKTKGFHTTIDIGVKYAEKQARSFDAGKLKAGQSVIGLQMGTNKCASQAGMTAYGTRRHLYDPKMQTDKPFDQTTISLQMGTNKGASQAGMLAPGTRRDIYDQKHILQPVDNSTISLQMGTNKVASQKGMSVYGLGRQVYDPKYCAAPTEPVIHNGSQGTGTNGSEISDSDYQAEYPDDYHGEYQDDYQRDYHGQYSDQGIDY
- the CNN3 gene encoding calponin-3 isoform X2, with amino-acid sequence MLVFCYADCYLAASNYLIALKYDPQIEEDLRNWIEEVTGLSIGANFQLGLKDGIILCELINKLQPGSVKKINQSKLNWHQLENIGNFIKAIQVYGMKPHDIFEANDLFENGNMTQVQTTLVALAGLAKTKGFHTTIDIGVKYAEKQARSFDAGKLKAGQSVIGLQMGTNKCASQAGMTAYGTRRHLYDPKMQTDKPFDQTTISLQMGTNKGASQAGMLAPGTRRDIYDQKHILQPVDNSTISLQMGTNKVASQKGMSVYGLGRQVYDPKYCAAPTEPVIHNGSQGTGTNGSEISDSDYQAEYPDDYHGEYQDDYQRDYHGQYSDQGIDY